In one window of Poriferisphaera corsica DNA:
- the rpmC gene encoding 50S ribosomal protein L29, whose protein sequence is MKKSEVHKMSDAEMTEEVARLRKQLFELKCQAVTEKIENPRQLGNIKRDIARILTEQRQRQLQESK, encoded by the coding sequence ATGAAGAAGAGCGAAGTTCACAAAATGAGCGATGCAGAGATGACCGAAGAGGTTGCTCGTCTTCGCAAGCAACTGTTTGAACTCAAGTGTCAGGCAGTGACTGAGAAGATTGAGAACCCCCGTCAGCTCGGCAACATCAAACGCGATATCGCACGTATCTTGACAGAGCAGCGCCAGCGCCAGCTGCAGGAGAGCAAATAA
- the rpsS gene encoding 30S ribosomal protein S19: MARSLKKGPYINEKVFRKVEKLNEAGSHSPIKTWARACTIIPEFVGHTFEVHNGKIFVRIFVTEDMVGHRLGEFAPTRAFRQHTTGTKAQRARGL; this comes from the coding sequence ATGGCACGTTCACTGAAAAAAGGACCTTACATCAACGAAAAAGTTTTTCGTAAGGTCGAGAAGTTGAATGAAGCGGGCAGTCACTCCCCAATTAAGACTTGGGCACGTGCTTGCACCATCATCCCCGAATTCGTCGGTCATACCTTTGAGGTACACAACGGCAAGATATTCGTTCGCATCTTCGTAACAGAAGATATGGTCGGACATCGGTTGGGCGAATTCGCTCCGACGCGTGCTTTTAGACAGCACACGACTGGTACGAAGGCACAGCGAGCACGCGGCCTTTAG
- the rplX gene encoding 50S ribosomal protein L24 encodes MARHVRKGDEVKVNAGSDKGKIAKILRVIPEQDRVIVEGVNVRKKHLKPTQTNPQGGTIEKEMPIHISNVQPVDGNKKATRVRFVKKDDGSKIRVAASTGEQIGPELKKAKK; translated from the coding sequence ATGGCAAGACACGTAAGAAAAGGCGACGAAGTGAAGGTCAACGCTGGTAGTGACAAAGGAAAGATCGCTAAGATCCTCCGCGTCATTCCTGAGCAAGATCGCGTTATCGTTGAAGGTGTTAATGTTCGCAAGAAGCACCTGAAGCCAACGCAAACCAACCCACAAGGCGGCACTATCGAAAAGGAAATGCCAATACACATTTCCAACGTACAGCCAGTCGACGGGAACAAAAAAGCGACCCGCGTACGCTTCGTAAAGAAAGATGACGGTTCGAAGATCCGTGTTGCAGCGTCAACCGGTGAACAGATCGGACCTGAGCTTAAAAAAGCAAAGAAGTAA
- the rpsQ gene encoding 30S ribosomal protein S17 — MTDATENKRRLTGTKIGTVVSDQRDKTRTVAIDYQSQHKKYGKFLARTAKFHVHDPENASKNGDRVEIASCRPISKTKSWRLVRVVEAARNEN, encoded by the coding sequence ATGACTGATGCAACTGAAAACAAAAGGCGTTTGACCGGTACTAAGATCGGTACTGTCGTGAGCGACCAGCGTGACAAGACTCGTACCGTTGCGATCGACTACCAGTCGCAGCACAAAAAGTACGGCAAGTTCCTTGCACGTACAGCGAAGTTCCATGTGCACGACCCTGAGAATGCCTCAAAGAATGGCGATCGCGTTGAGATCGCATCCTGCAGGCCAATCAGCAAGACGAAGTCTTGGAGACTCGTCCGCGTGGTCGAAGCAGCTCGTAACGAAAACTAA
- the rplP gene encoding 50S ribosomal protein L16: MPLMPKRVRFRKQQRGKNRGVATRGNYVAYGDFGLQVTEGGWLTARQIEAGRIAARQYVSREGKLFVRVFPDKPISKKPLETRMGKGKAEPEYWVACIKPGQVIYELTGVPKDLARSAFMRVAYKMPFRCRFVERRHA, translated from the coding sequence ATGCCTCTTATGCCCAAACGAGTTAGATTCCGCAAGCAACAACGTGGTAAAAACCGCGGCGTTGCGACCCGTGGCAACTATGTTGCGTACGGAGATTTCGGTCTGCAGGTCACTGAAGGTGGCTGGCTGACAGCACGCCAGATTGAAGCTGGTCGTATTGCAGCCCGTCAGTATGTGAGCCGCGAAGGCAAATTGTTTGTCCGCGTGTTCCCAGACAAGCCTATCAGTAAGAAGCCACTGGAAACCCGTATGGGTAAAGGTAAGGCTGAGCCCGAATACTGGGTGGCATGCATCAAGCCTGGTCAGGTGATTTACGAACTGACCGGTGTGCCAAAAGACTTGGCACGTAGCGCGTTCATGCGTGTTGCGTACAAGATGCCATTCCGTTGCCGCTTCGTTGAGCGTCGTCACGCGTAA
- the rplN gene encoding 50S ribosomal protein L14, translated as MIQQESRVDVADNTGAKIAYVIRVLGTSTARGRSTRPSAGVGDKVVCSVKKSLPGSDMKTGTIVKGVVVRTNYPVRRKDGSYVRFDRNAIVLINDDGNPRGTRIFGAVARELREQNYMKIVSLASEVV; from the coding sequence ATGATTCAGCAAGAATCCAGAGTAGATGTAGCAGATAACACGGGTGCAAAGATTGCATATGTAATCCGCGTACTCGGTACAAGTACTGCTCGCGGAAGAAGCACTCGCCCATCCGCAGGCGTTGGTGACAAAGTGGTTTGCTCTGTTAAGAAGTCCCTGCCCGGCAGTGACATGAAGACAGGCACCATCGTCAAAGGTGTTGTCGTCCGCACAAATTACCCTGTTCGTCGTAAAGACGGTTCTTATGTTCGGTTTGATCGTAACGCGATCGTACTGATCAACGACGACGGCAACCCACGCGGCACACGTATCTTTGGTGCAGTCGCCCGTGAATTGCGTGAACAGAATTACATGAAGATCGTTTCGCTCGCTTCTGAGGTTGTGTAA
- the rplV gene encoding 50S ribosomal protein L22 has product MAYTNVHRGARISPSKARLVTDMISGKSVDEALSMLATSKKRAAVFVKNALNAAIANADQAEVNIRNLQVTEARVDEGPTMKRFQPKDRGRAHPIMKRSSHITVAVSEA; this is encoded by the coding sequence ATGGCTTATACAAATGTACATCGCGGTGCACGCATCAGCCCGAGCAAAGCTCGGTTGGTGACGGACATGATCAGCGGCAAGTCAGTGGATGAAGCACTGTCGATGCTGGCGACGTCCAAGAAACGCGCAGCCGTGTTTGTGAAAAATGCTCTGAATGCCGCGATCGCAAATGCAGATCAGGCAGAGGTCAATATCCGGAATTTGCAGGTGACAGAAGCACGTGTAGATGAAGGGCCGACGATGAAGCGTTTCCAACCGAAGGACCGTGGCCGTGCTCACCCGATTATGAAGCGTTCAAGCCACATCACCGTTGCGGTAAGCGAAGCATAA
- the rpsC gene encoding 30S ribosomal protein S3 produces MGQKVHPFGFRVGITEAHKSRWYAPKALYGELLVEDQKIREFCDKRLNRRPPFAAVSDIHIERTREELKVIVRTARPGLVIGPKGSEIDALTQELQKLTGRNVVINCIEIGNPDLEAQLVAESLAEQLKKRASFRRIMKMKADACMTAGAKGVKIQLSGRLGGHEMSRREDIRLGAVPLATLQANIDYGFAEALTTYGILGVKVWIYKGLYEEIKEGEIQSKAAGARPRARGRR; encoded by the coding sequence ATGGGACAGAAAGTACATCCATTCGGGTTCCGCGTCGGTATTACGGAAGCTCACAAGAGTCGCTGGTATGCACCAAAGGCGCTATACGGCGAGTTGCTGGTCGAAGACCAGAAAATCCGTGAGTTCTGTGATAAGCGATTGAATCGTCGTCCTCCGTTCGCAGCGGTGAGTGACATTCATATCGAGCGTACCCGCGAAGAATTGAAAGTCATCGTTCGCACGGCACGTCCGGGTCTTGTGATTGGTCCTAAGGGTTCAGAGATTGACGCTCTGACTCAGGAACTTCAGAAGCTAACTGGCCGTAACGTAGTGATCAACTGTATTGAGATTGGTAATCCTGATCTTGAAGCTCAGTTGGTTGCAGAATCTTTGGCAGAGCAGCTGAAGAAGCGTGCAAGCTTCCGCCGCATCATGAAGATGAAGGCAGACGCATGTATGACAGCTGGTGCGAAGGGCGTGAAGATTCAGCTTTCAGGCCGCCTTGGTGGTCATGAGATGAGTCGCCGGGAAGATATCCGCCTTGGTGCGGTTCCACTGGCAACGCTTCAAGCAAACATTGATTACGGTTTCGCTGAAGCACTCACGACGTACGGCATTCTTGGTGTCAAAGTATGGATCTACAAGGGTCTGTATGAAGAGATCAAAGAAGGTGAAATTCAGTCGAAGGCAGCAGGTGCACGTCCTCGTGCCCGTGGTCGTCGCTAA
- the rplB gene encoding 50S ribosomal protein L2, with protein MAIRIYKPTTNGRRNASVNLYSEVTKNKPEKSLLRAKKKHGGRNHHGKITVQSRGGGNKQRYRVIDFLRNKMDVEATVIGIEYDPNRSSNIALLEYADGEKRYIIAPANLTDGDTIVSTKGKAEPEAGNCMPLKSIPAGLNVHCIEMLPGKGAQLCRSAGTYARLTNKEGKWATLVFPSGEVRQVSLECRATIGSVGNSDHNRVVLGKAGRARNMGRRPHVRGAAKNHHDHPMGGGDGRSKGNRPPASKTGVQSKGGGTRKRGKASNKRIIRRRVSKRYGQLRLK; from the coding sequence ATGGCGATTCGCATCTACAAACCAACGACTAACGGGCGCCGCAATGCGTCGGTCAACCTCTACTCAGAGGTGACTAAGAACAAGCCCGAAAAGTCTCTGCTCCGCGCTAAGAAGAAGCACGGCGGTCGTAACCATCATGGTAAGATCACTGTTCAATCTCGTGGCGGCGGCAATAAGCAGCGTTACCGTGTCATTGACTTCCTCCGCAATAAGATGGATGTCGAGGCAACGGTCATCGGGATCGAATACGACCCGAACCGTTCATCAAACATTGCTCTTCTTGAGTATGCAGACGGCGAGAAGCGATACATCATCGCTCCGGCGAACCTGACCGACGGCGACACGATTGTGTCAACCAAGGGTAAGGCTGAGCCAGAAGCAGGTAACTGCATGCCTCTGAAGTCGATTCCAGCAGGTTTGAATGTTCACTGCATCGAAATGCTTCCAGGCAAGGGCGCACAGCTCTGCCGCTCGGCTGGTACTTATGCTCGCTTGACCAATAAGGAAGGGAAATGGGCAACGCTCGTCTTCCCATCTGGTGAAGTACGTCAGGTATCGCTTGAGTGCCGAGCAACGATTGGTTCGGTCGGCAACTCCGATCACAACCGCGTTGTCCTGGGTAAAGCGGGTCGCGCACGAAACATGGGCAGACGTCCACATGTTCGTGGTGCGGCAAAGAACCACCACGATCACCCAATGGGCGGTGGTGATGGTCGTAGTAAAGGTAATCGTCCACCGGCGTCAAAAACTGGTGTTCAATCAAAAGGTGGCGGCACCCGTAAGCGTGGTAAAGCCTCTAACAAACGTATCATCCGTCGTCGCGTATCGAAGCGCTATGGCCAGCTGAGGTTGAAATAA